Proteins encoded within one genomic window of Pseudalkalibacillus sp. SCS-8:
- the tagH gene encoding teichoic acids export ABC transporter ATP-binding subunit TagH: MKKSVVLENVTKNFKMYSKTSDKLLDILLPGGYGEDFYALQNVSFEASEGDVIGVVGVNGAGKSTLSNIISGIIPPTSGSISINGQASLIAIASGLNNQLTGRENIELKCLMLGFSKKEIQKLEPEIIEFAEIGKFIDQPVKKYSSGMKSRLGFAISVTIDPDILVIDEALSVGDQTFADKCLDKMNEFKERGKTIFFISHSMKQVKSFCDKALWLEFGEVKQYGDIDDVLPEYKKFLKEYKAMTKAEKKQFKEKVMQKQRGDFLKV, translated from the coding sequence TTGAAAAAGTCTGTCGTATTAGAAAATGTCACGAAAAACTTTAAAATGTACAGCAAAACATCCGATAAATTACTCGATATCCTACTTCCAGGCGGATATGGCGAGGACTTTTATGCTTTGCAAAATGTAAGCTTTGAAGCGAGTGAGGGAGATGTCATCGGTGTCGTTGGTGTTAACGGAGCAGGTAAGTCTACGCTTTCGAACATCATTTCAGGTATCATACCTCCCACTTCAGGGTCGATTTCGATCAACGGACAAGCATCCTTGATTGCGATCGCCTCCGGTTTGAACAACCAGCTTACGGGTCGGGAGAACATCGAGCTGAAGTGTCTTATGCTTGGATTTTCGAAAAAAGAAATCCAAAAGCTTGAGCCAGAAATCATCGAGTTTGCTGAAATCGGTAAATTCATCGATCAGCCAGTAAAGAAGTATTCAAGCGGAATGAAATCGCGGCTCGGATTTGCGATTTCAGTTACAATCGATCCCGATATCCTTGTCATTGACGAAGCGTTATCGGTTGGTGACCAGACGTTCGCGGACAAGTGTCTTGATAAGATGAACGAGTTCAAGGAACGTGGAAAAACGATCTTCTTCATCAGTCACTCGATGAAACAGGTAAAGAGCTTTTGTGATAAGGCGCTTTGGCTGGAGTTTGGTGAAGTGAAGCAATACGGGGACATTGATGACGTCCTTCCGGAATACAAGAAATTCTTGAAGGAATACAAAGCGATGACCAAGGCAGAAAAGAAGCAGTTCAAAGAGAAGGTCATGCAAAAGCAACGAGGGGACTTTTTGAAGGTATAA
- a CDS encoding ABC transporter permease, translating to MKSVFTIIKEQWNSIYLIGRLSLYEVKAANNNNYLGMLWEVINPMIQISIYWFVFGYGIYQREAMGDIPYLPWMLSGIILWFFINPAILEATKSIYKKIKMISKMSFPLSVIPSYVIIGKFYVHLALMVIIFILLQFLGFPASVYLIQLPYYVFATFILLMAISLITSTLATIVRDVQMIVQAVMRMMLYLTPFLWSPDRLPEWIQTFMMANPFYYLVNGYRASLLGTSWYFVEDLQYTLYFWGLVLVLLTIGSMLHIKFRNHFVDYL from the coding sequence ATGAAGTCTGTTTTTACAATCATCAAGGAACAATGGAATAGCATCTACCTGATTGGCCGATTGTCCTTATACGAAGTGAAGGCAGCCAACAATAACAATTACCTCGGCATGTTATGGGAAGTCATCAACCCGATGATTCAGATCTCCATCTACTGGTTCGTATTCGGTTATGGAATCTATCAACGAGAAGCGATGGGGGACATCCCGTACCTGCCATGGATGCTATCTGGGATCATCTTATGGTTTTTCATCAATCCAGCCATATTGGAAGCGACGAAATCCATATACAAAAAAATCAAGATGATTTCCAAGATGAGCTTCCCGTTAAGTGTCATCCCATCCTATGTCATCATAGGAAAGTTTTATGTCCACTTAGCTCTGATGGTGATTATTTTCATTCTGCTGCAGTTTCTCGGTTTTCCAGCATCGGTTTATTTGATCCAGCTGCCGTATTACGTTTTTGCAACCTTTATCCTGTTGATGGCGATCAGCTTGATCACATCGACTTTAGCAACAATCGTACGGGACGTGCAGATGATTGTGCAGGCAGTCATGCGGATGATGCTGTACTTGACGCCGTTCCTATGGTCGCCGGATCGATTGCCTGAATGGATTCAAACGTTCATGATGGCGAATCCGTTCTATTATCTTGTGAATGGCTATCGTGCTTCCTTATTGGGTACGTCCTGGTATTTTGTTGAAGACTTGCAGTACACATTGTATTTCTGGGGATTAGTCCTCGTCTTGCTGACGATCGGTTCGATGCTGCACATCAAGTTCCGAAACCACTTTGTCGATTATTTATAA
- a CDS encoding CDP-glycerol glycerophosphotransferase family protein, producing MVKTTDEVIESIREAEGMNPEQEENFKQFYEKFCYLESGQSAKKVVDRVFLQKEHA from the coding sequence TTGGTCAAAACGACAGATGAAGTGATTGAAAGCATTCGTGAGGCCGAAGGGATGAACCCGGAACAGGAAGAGAATTTCAAACAATTTTACGAGAAGTTCTGTTATTTGGAATCGGGACAATCAGCGAAAAAGGTTGTCGATCGTGTGTTTCTCCAAAAGGAACATGCATGA
- a CDS encoding acyltransferase, whose protein sequence is MQKRVSLDEIQLARAFAIIAVLVVHSSSSGVTSIPTDSLLFPVYNFLNIAGKLGTPTFILLSSFVLFYNYYPKKTGAQLIKNFYIKRLKYILIPYFVFSCMYFVLKWYFYYDYPSIGFAIEKFLYLFALGKAHPHLYFVFISVQLYLMFPFFMLLFKKFAFLRKHSWWIGIALQWLWVYLNKEYFHITLKGSISFSYFSFYFVGAFLGMYYDTIREKMKDSFFRFKMLAFIFFTYGALVILYTGYMYLVRIGVYQDVSKHLPLVVNQYLGEFAWATHALFAGLSLFVLAHWANKRFSYNTKATFMEIGATSFGIYLIHPLFLMVMRKMVEGGSPIVYNGWQLFTFIAVSLISWAVVRLTQKTLQNNYWIIFGKLPPVPRFKKEMRTKTETTFSS, encoded by the coding sequence ATGCAGAAAAGAGTTAGTTTAGATGAAATACAATTAGCTAGAGCATTTGCGATCATTGCGGTCTTGGTTGTACATTCATCTTCGTCTGGCGTTACAAGTATACCAACTGATTCACTCTTGTTTCCGGTTTATAATTTCTTGAATATTGCTGGAAAGTTGGGGACACCGACTTTCATCCTGTTAAGTAGTTTTGTCTTGTTCTATAATTATTATCCGAAAAAAACAGGTGCTCAATTAATCAAAAACTTCTATATTAAACGGTTGAAATATATTTTGATTCCGTACTTTGTTTTTTCTTGTATGTATTTTGTTTTGAAATGGTATTTCTATTATGATTACCCGAGCATCGGATTTGCGATAGAGAAGTTTCTTTATCTATTTGCATTAGGTAAGGCTCATCCGCACCTTTACTTTGTTTTCATAAGTGTACAGCTTTACTTGATGTTCCCGTTCTTCATGCTCTTGTTTAAGAAGTTTGCGTTCTTACGTAAACATTCATGGTGGATTGGAATTGCTCTGCAATGGTTATGGGTGTATCTGAATAAAGAATACTTCCATATTACATTGAAGGGATCCATTTCATTTTCTTATTTCTCTTTCTATTTTGTAGGAGCATTTTTAGGAATGTATTACGATACAATCCGTGAAAAGATGAAGGATTCTTTCTTCCGATTCAAAATGTTAGCTTTCATCTTTTTCACATACGGTGCGTTAGTCATCCTTTACACAGGTTATATGTACCTCGTTCGCATTGGTGTCTATCAGGATGTATCCAAGCATCTGCCATTAGTGGTCAATCAATATTTAGGCGAGTTCGCATGGGCGACGCATGCATTGTTTGCAGGACTGAGTCTTTTCGTTCTTGCCCATTGGGCGAATAAGCGGTTCAGCTACAATACGAAGGCGACGTTTATGGAAATCGGCGCGACATCGTTCGGGATTTACCTTATTCATCCTCTATTCTTGATGGTTATGAGAAAAATGGTAGAGGGAGGTTCGCCGATCGTCTATAATGGATGGCAGCTCTTCACGTTCATTGCTGTATCTCTTATTAGTTGGGCGGTCGTTCGACTGACTCAGAAAACATTACAAAACAACTATTGGATCATCTTCGGAAAGCTGCCTCCTGTACCGCGTTTCAAGAAGGAAATGCGCACAAAAACTGAAACGACATTCTCGAGCTGA
- a CDS encoding S8 family serine peptidase → MKNMRRSFLLLVVFLMAFSNVALGANTPAKIKNANLEVSQQKESPLVKKISKDLASEKYSPNDRVRVIVELAEKPAMLAAQSAGKNYQELSESSKQKLRQEVLKTQSAVKDAMKSSAIPMEYKESFTTVVNGFSGEVTYKFIEVIESLSNVEKVHISHKYERPEEQKPDMIYSKELVKAQQTWADYGYKGEGMTVAVIDTGIDPSHQDMVLSDETTPELTEADVNAYIAEKSLPGKYYTEKVPYAYNYADKNHEVRDLGPGASMHGMHVSGTVGANGDEENGGIKGVAPEAQILGLKVFGNDPEMPSTWSDIYVKAIDDAIILGADVINMSLGSTAAFVLPEDPEQKAIERAVNHGVMMAISAGNSAYFGNGAENRPFASNPDIGVVGSPGLSNDSLQVASFENQYLDLEGFNVMIDGEAADPVAYLSASDVHPSSLGEGNFEVVYAGLGRKTDKVNDFEGVDVKGKIALIKRGEETFVNKTLNAQEEGAIGVIIFNHSSGYVSMASDSTIEIPQLFILKEDGDKLHDALKADKTVEIAFKGEKVTALNPDNNKLSSFTSWGVTPNLDFKPEITAPGGNILSTLQDNKYGLMSGTSMAAPHVAGGSALVMQRVDEQFDLSGRDRVEMAKNILMNTSKPKLDLNLYNDYFKTGLNYSPRRQGAGLMDLHAAMATPVVVTEVESGIGKVALKEIGDKTTFKLKLTNYGEKNEVYKAMGTVQTDLVINGLNYVETQAIYKEGTEEFPLEISSNNGAEVDGDYQVVVPANGSTEVEVTVDLTNTVDWAYGIPLDEHFENGYFVEGFITFADVNDTHPELNVPYVGFKGDWDKAPIVDATIYEENSFYGMTGLVTPSGDDYLFLGTNPVSEDAHGDKVAFSPNGDNVNETILPVLSLLRNAKKAKFSILDENKDEILTLRTENELRKHYYDRGANSQYSIYTAADWNGKYKGKVMEDGLYYYEVNTVIDYPNAEWQSKQIPFYIDTKSPTVETSYDAETGKVTWSATDEGVGVSYIDVLVNGKSVLETPLAGDQTEYTLENTEDVKSVKVVATDWAGNTGMDSTGEDKTVPFITATSPTALGVYGERVVKVSGHINDDSAIEVLHVNGKKVELAWDNEKKRYTFNTTIEFKTDGVKELRFHGKDAKGNDLSFLRTIIVDSTKPILEVEGPFFTDKAEAELNIDLEDNFDQMRFYIDGSEVFYNEFKEPFEMRAFKKSLTETVSLEPGKNQFELKVVDMAGHTTIKNITIINTDKKPKAFKDMKDGFWAKDAVETLNVMGIINGYNNGKFGVNDKVTRLHAALMIVRALDLETDNLPDPKFKDVKKGDTGYEAVAAIANAGIMTGYNGKFNPNETLTRAQMAKILVDAYDLEGSTNDRFTDVPVGHWAKDYINTLVANNMTSGYPDGSFKPNKGITRAEFATFLSRAIDDRFK, encoded by the coding sequence ATGAAGAACATGAGGAGATCTTTTTTACTTCTTGTAGTCTTCTTGATGGCATTTTCGAATGTCGCGCTAGGTGCAAACACACCTGCTAAAATCAAGAATGCTAACCTAGAAGTAAGTCAGCAGAAGGAATCACCACTCGTCAAGAAGATCAGCAAAGATCTAGCATCTGAGAAATATAGCCCGAATGATCGAGTCAGAGTCATCGTTGAATTGGCTGAAAAGCCAGCGATGCTTGCTGCTCAAAGTGCAGGGAAAAACTATCAAGAATTGTCTGAGTCTAGTAAACAAAAACTTAGACAAGAAGTTTTGAAGACTCAATCCGCAGTGAAGGATGCAATGAAGTCTTCTGCAATTCCAATGGAATACAAGGAAAGCTTTACAACGGTTGTCAATGGATTTAGTGGAGAAGTAACATACAAGTTCATTGAAGTGATTGAGAGTCTTTCAAATGTTGAAAAGGTACATATTTCACATAAGTATGAGAGACCAGAAGAACAAAAACCTGACATGATCTATAGTAAAGAGCTTGTAAAGGCTCAACAGACATGGGCTGACTATGGATATAAAGGTGAAGGCATGACAGTTGCTGTCATCGATACAGGTATCGATCCATCCCACCAGGATATGGTATTGAGTGATGAAACGACGCCTGAATTGACAGAAGCTGACGTAAACGCTTATATTGCCGAAAAATCACTACCTGGTAAATACTATACTGAGAAAGTTCCATATGCATACAACTATGCAGATAAGAACCATGAAGTAAGAGATCTTGGTCCTGGCGCTAGCATGCACGGTATGCACGTATCCGGTACAGTCGGAGCAAACGGGGACGAGGAAAATGGTGGAATCAAGGGTGTAGCTCCTGAAGCGCAAATCCTTGGTTTGAAAGTTTTCGGAAACGACCCTGAAATGCCTTCTACTTGGAGTGACATCTACGTAAAGGCGATTGACGATGCAATCATCTTAGGTGCAGACGTCATCAATATGAGTTTAGGTTCTACAGCTGCATTCGTATTGCCTGAAGATCCTGAGCAAAAAGCGATTGAAAGAGCGGTAAACCATGGTGTCATGATGGCGATTTCTGCAGGTAACTCTGCATACTTCGGAAATGGCGCTGAGAACAGACCATTTGCAAGCAATCCTGATATCGGTGTTGTTGGTTCACCTGGTCTATCCAATGACTCTTTACAAGTTGCTTCATTTGAAAACCAATACCTGGATCTTGAAGGATTCAACGTCATGATTGATGGAGAAGCTGCTGATCCAGTCGCTTATCTATCTGCAAGTGATGTACACCCATCTTCACTAGGTGAAGGTAATTTTGAAGTTGTTTATGCAGGATTGGGAAGAAAAACAGATAAAGTCAATGACTTCGAAGGTGTCGATGTAAAAGGTAAGATCGCGCTGATCAAGCGTGGAGAAGAAACATTCGTCAACAAGACATTGAATGCTCAGGAAGAAGGAGCAATTGGAGTCATCATCTTCAACCACTCTTCTGGATATGTGAGCATGGCTTCAGATAGCACAATCGAAATTCCTCAACTTTTCATTCTTAAAGAGGATGGCGACAAGCTACACGATGCTTTAAAAGCTGATAAGACAGTTGAAATCGCGTTCAAGGGTGAGAAAGTAACAGCTCTTAACCCTGACAACAACAAGTTGTCTAGCTTTACATCTTGGGGTGTAACACCAAACCTTGATTTCAAACCTGAAATCACAGCTCCAGGTGGAAATATCCTATCTACATTACAAGACAACAAGTATGGTTTGATGAGTGGTACTTCAATGGCTGCGCCTCACGTAGCTGGTGGTTCTGCTCTCGTCATGCAACGTGTCGATGAGCAATTCGATCTTTCTGGTAGAGATCGTGTTGAAATGGCGAAGAATATTTTGATGAATACTTCCAAGCCGAAATTAGACTTGAACCTTTATAACGACTACTTCAAAACGGGATTGAATTATTCTCCAAGAAGACAGGGTGCTGGATTGATGGATCTTCATGCAGCAATGGCTACACCTGTTGTCGTTACAGAAGTAGAGTCCGGAATTGGAAAAGTTGCTCTTAAGGAAATCGGAGATAAGACAACGTTCAAATTGAAGTTAACGAACTATGGTGAAAAGAATGAAGTATACAAAGCTATGGGAACTGTCCAAACGGATCTCGTCATCAATGGTTTGAACTATGTTGAAACACAAGCGATCTACAAAGAAGGAACAGAAGAGTTCCCACTTGAAATCAGTTCTAATAATGGAGCTGAAGTTGATGGTGACTACCAAGTTGTAGTTCCAGCAAATGGATCTACTGAGGTGGAAGTAACAGTTGACTTGACGAACACAGTTGACTGGGCTTATGGTATTCCGCTAGATGAGCATTTTGAAAACGGCTACTTTGTAGAAGGATTCATCACATTTGCAGATGTCAACGATACACATCCTGAATTAAACGTTCCTTACGTTGGATTCAAGGGTGACTGGGACAAAGCGCCAATCGTTGATGCAACAATTTATGAAGAAAATTCATTCTACGGAATGACAGGACTTGTTACACCATCTGGAGATGACTACCTCTTCCTTGGTACGAACCCAGTAAGTGAAGATGCTCATGGAGATAAGGTTGCATTCTCTCCTAACGGTGACAATGTAAACGAAACAATCCTTCCTGTATTGTCTCTTCTCAGAAATGCGAAGAAAGCGAAGTTCTCTATCCTTGATGAAAACAAAGACGAGATCCTAACGCTTCGTACTGAAAATGAGTTGAGAAAGCACTATTATGACAGAGGAGCAAATTCTCAATACTCAATCTACACGGCTGCAGATTGGAATGGTAAGTACAAAGGTAAGGTCATGGAAGATGGTCTTTACTACTATGAAGTGAATACTGTCATCGATTATCCGAATGCAGAATGGCAATCAAAACAAATTCCATTCTACATCGACACGAAGAGCCCGACAGTAGAAACTTCTTATGATGCTGAGACTGGTAAAGTTACTTGGTCTGCTACTGACGAAGGTGTGGGCGTTTCTTACATCGATGTACTCGTAAATGGTAAGAGTGTCCTTGAAACACCTTTAGCTGGAGATCAAACAGAATACACGTTAGAGAATACAGAAGACGTTAAATCAGTTAAAGTTGTAGCAACAGACTGGGCTGGTAACACTGGAATGGATTCAACTGGTGAAGATAAAACTGTTCCATTCATTACAGCTACTTCTCCTACAGCACTTGGTGTGTACGGTGAAAGAGTAGTGAAAGTAAGCGGACACATCAATGACGATTCTGCTATTGAAGTGCTTCATGTCAACGGTAAAAAAGTAGAGTTGGCTTGGGATAACGAGAAGAAACGTTACACGTTCAATACGACAATTGAATTCAAGACTGACGGAGTAAAAGAACTTCGCTTCCATGGTAAAGATGCGAAGGGTAATGACTTGTCCTTCCTCCGTACAATCATTGTTGATTCAACAAAGCCGATCCTTGAAGTTGAAGGTCCTTTCTTCACAGATAAGGCAGAAGCAGAGTTGAACATTGACTTGGAAGACAACTTCGATCAAATGAGATTCTACATTGATGGAAGTGAAGTTTTCTACAATGAATTCAAAGAGCCTTTTGAAATGAGAGCTTTCAAGAAATCATTGACTGAGACTGTTTCACTCGAACCAGGTAAGAATCAATTTGAATTGAAAGTTGTTGACATGGCTGGTCATACAACTATCAAGAACATCACAATCATCAATACAGACAAGAAACCTAAAGCTTTCAAAGATATGAAGGATGGTTTCTGGGCGAAAGATGCTGTTGAAACATTGAATGTCATGGGTATCATTAACGGATACAATAATGGCAAGTTCGGTGTTAACGACAAGGTGACGCGTTTGCATGCAGCTCTTATGATCGTCCGTGCATTGGACTTGGAAACTGACAATCTGCCAGATCCAAAGTTCAAGGATGTCAAGAAGGGCGATACTGGTTATGAGGCAGTTGCAGCAATTGCAAATGCAGGTATCATGACTGGCTATAACGGTAAATTCAACCCGAATGAAACACTGACACGGGCACAAATGGCGAAGATTCTTGTTGATGCTTACGATTTGGAAGGTTCAACCAATGACCGCTTCACGGATGTTCCAGTCGGCCACTGGGCAAAGGATTATATTAACACGCTAGTAGCGAATAATATGACTTCTGGTTATCCTGACGGTTCTTTCAAGCCGAACAAAGGTATTACAAGAGCTGAATTCGCAACATTCCTTTCTAGAGCAATCGACGATCGCTTCAAGTAA
- a CDS encoding C40 family peptidase codes for MLRKAFTVFSVFLTAFLLVTPSAFASSKGEEVSSYAHKFIGTPYVYGGTTPSGFDCSGFLQYVYNKIGVSIPRTSKAQSTYGTAVSKSDLKPGDLVYFSNTYKPGVSHSGVYVGNGKFIHASSSGVQKTSINDPYYWGEKYTGARRVIEEERLATLPKGQYHDVPSDFWAEPSITYLSMKDIINGYDQSLFKPNNSITRAEVATMLAKTFNLPLEDGAPMAKDIPSNHWAKEEINAVMKKGFFGGYADGTFHPDKPITRSEIASLFTRAFNLSNNGSGIAFSDVSKGYWAYTSIQTLTANNIAGGYSDNTFRPKNNATRAEFSVFLHRALTN; via the coding sequence GTGTTAAGAAAAGCATTTACAGTATTTTCTGTGTTTCTTACTGCATTTCTACTTGTAACACCATCGGCATTTGCAAGTAGTAAAGGAGAAGAGGTTTCATCATACGCACATAAGTTTATAGGGACTCCATACGTATACGGGGGCACAACACCTAGCGGGTTTGATTGTTCCGGATTTTTACAGTATGTGTACAATAAAATTGGTGTTTCGATTCCTAGAACTTCCAAAGCACAATCAACATACGGAACTGCTGTTTCGAAATCTGATCTTAAACCAGGCGATCTAGTCTATTTCTCAAATACATATAAACCAGGCGTTTCACATTCCGGAGTTTATGTCGGTAACGGAAAATTCATCCACGCTTCTTCAAGCGGGGTTCAGAAAACTTCCATAAACGATCCATATTACTGGGGAGAAAAGTATACAGGAGCGAGAAGGGTCATTGAAGAAGAGCGTTTAGCTACATTACCTAAAGGTCAATACCATGATGTTCCTTCTGACTTCTGGGCAGAACCATCCATTACATATCTATCAATGAAAGATATCATCAATGGATATGACCAAAGCTTATTCAAACCAAACAACTCCATCACACGAGCTGAAGTAGCAACAATGCTTGCGAAAACGTTCAATCTACCATTGGAAGATGGCGCGCCAATGGCTAAGGATATTCCTAGCAACCACTGGGCGAAAGAAGAAATCAATGCGGTAATGAAGAAAGGATTCTTTGGTGGATATGCGGACGGTACATTCCATCCGGACAAGCCGATTACACGTAGCGAAATTGCTTCTCTATTCACGAGAGCGTTCAACTTATCTAATAATGGAAGCGGAATTGCATTCAGTGATGTTTCCAAAGGTTACTGGGCATATACCTCGATTCAAACATTGACGGCAAATAACATCGCAGGTGGATACAGCGATAACACATTCCGTCCAAAGAACAATGCAACAAGAGCTGAATTCTCTGTATTCCTACACCGCGCATTGACAAACTAA
- a CDS encoding N-acetylmuramoyl-L-alanine amidase: MKKFVSISLSLMVLLSLLGVSNVKVSAQTHVTDISSSDPLAVKVNYLISKGIITGYPDGTFRPDNKVTRREAAVVLGKTFSLNGTKRKTSFKDVRSSDYASGYIQSAYEKGFLNGYGDGTYRPDHYMTRSEMSYLLAKAFNFSATKNYYFIDVNPFAHYYRVINKLANNGITVGYTDDTFRPTRKVTRGEFAIFTARALNSSFRVIKDQPSPETRIVKADWLNVRKGPSTSYSSTGGLEDGSRVNYYFKTGDWAFVKGAGYEGFVHTAYLGMPLSIINGKVITLDPGHGHTDPGAIANGLVEKEVVLSVSKKLRAYLENAGAKVVMTRTDDSRYPSLSERVWIAENSNSDTFISVHANKHSSEDAHGTETYYNYYSPNGSDARKLAEYIQNRLYKAIDTSNRGVKHGNFQVIRDNYVPGVLVELGFISNPEDAKKLASDVYREKAAKAIYLGILDYYKYK; encoded by the coding sequence ATGAAAAAGTTTGTCAGTATATCTTTGTCGTTGATGGTTTTATTGTCGTTGTTAGGAGTCTCCAATGTCAAGGTATCTGCTCAGACACATGTCACAGACATCTCTTCCAGTGATCCACTGGCAGTGAAAGTGAATTATCTGATCAGCAAAGGAATTATCACAGGGTATCCAGATGGCACGTTTCGTCCAGATAACAAGGTCACGAGAAGAGAAGCTGCAGTCGTATTAGGAAAAACATTCAGCTTGAATGGAACAAAGCGAAAGACATCCTTTAAAGATGTACGATCGTCTGATTATGCTTCGGGTTATATTCAATCAGCATATGAGAAAGGATTCCTGAATGGGTATGGGGACGGTACATATCGACCGGATCATTATATGACACGGTCAGAAATGTCTTATCTGCTTGCCAAAGCATTCAATTTCTCAGCTACCAAAAATTATTATTTCATAGATGTGAATCCATTCGCGCATTATTATCGTGTTATTAACAAACTTGCAAACAATGGGATTACCGTTGGTTACACAGATGACACATTCAGACCGACTCGAAAAGTAACCCGTGGAGAATTCGCGATTTTCACAGCACGTGCCTTGAATTCTTCCTTCCGTGTCATAAAAGATCAGCCATCTCCTGAGACACGCATCGTCAAAGCAGACTGGCTCAATGTAAGAAAAGGACCTAGTACTTCCTATTCTTCAACTGGAGGGCTCGAGGACGGATCAAGAGTCAACTATTATTTTAAAACCGGGGACTGGGCGTTCGTTAAAGGGGCTGGATATGAAGGGTTTGTACACACTGCCTATCTAGGAATGCCATTATCAATCATTAACGGAAAAGTCATCACACTCGATCCAGGTCACGGTCATACAGATCCAGGTGCAATTGCGAATGGTCTTGTGGAAAAAGAAGTCGTTCTTTCAGTAAGTAAAAAGCTACGAGCGTATCTTGAAAATGCAGGTGCCAAGGTAGTCATGACACGGACGGATGATAGCCGATATCCTTCACTTAGTGAACGGGTGTGGATTGCTGAAAATTCAAATTCCGACACCTTCATCAGTGTACATGCCAACAAACATAGCAGTGAAGATGCACATGGAACGGAAACGTATTACAACTATTATTCACCGAACGGTTCAGATGCGAGGAAGTTAGCTGAGTACATTCAAAACAGGCTGTACAAAGCGATCGACACGAGCAACCGCGGCGTGAAGCACGGAAACTTCCAGGTCATCCGTGATAACTATGTGCCAGGTGTACTCGTCGAGCTAGGATTTATCTCTAATCCGGAGGATGCTAAAAAGCTGGCATCTGATGTATACCGTGAGAAAGCCGCAAAAGCAATCTATCTAGGCATCCTCGATTACTACAAATATAAATAA